The Streptomyces tendae DNA segment CCGGTACGTCAGCGCCCGCACGCTCAGGGACAGCCGCCGCGCCGCCTCGGCGGCGACACAGCCGGAGTCGAAGTAGGCGGTGAGCGTGTCGAGGAGCGGCCCGGCCCCGCCGCGCGCCTCGGTCAGCGGACCCAGGGTGTTGTGCACCAGGTCGGCCATGGCCTGCCGGTCGCGGGCCAGCACGGGGTAGACGAGCAGGTCGGAGGCGCGCAGCACCGGGTCGTCCATGCCCAGCCGCTCGGCGATCTCCAGGGCGTTGAGCGCCTCCTCGTACGACTGGACGACCCCGCCGGGGCCGGACTGCGGGCGTCCGAGGGCGACCTGTCCGCCGTCGGTGGCGGCGTGCGCCTGCTTGGCGAAGTGGATGAGCACCTCGCCCTGATGGCCGGGCGCGATGCACAGCAGCCGCCCGTCCTTGGTGGTGAGCAGGATGCTGCGGTCGCCGAACCGGGAGATCAGCGCGCGCTCCACCTGCCGGGGCACCGGGTCGCCCTCCTCGTAGGCGACGGGCCCCCGGGCGACGGCGACCGCGTGCTCGTGGGACAGCCGCAGCCCGAACCGTTCGGCGCGCTCGGCCAGCCGGCCCAGGTCGCTGCGGCCGTAGAGCAGGTCGTCGATGAACTCCCGCCGCGCCGCCTCCTCCTGACGGACCGCCTGCCGCTGCGCCCGCTCGTACCCTTCGGCGAACGCGTCCACGACCTGCTGCACGGCCGCGAGGGCGTCGTCGGTCGCGTCCCTGCCGCGCGCAGGCCACGCGCCGCGCGCGCCGGCGAGATGGGCGATGACGAGGGAGCGCAGACCGAAGCCGGCCTCCGCGGCCTGTTCCCCGAGGGCGCGGCGGGAGGCGAGTTCGTCCCGGGTGAGGCGCCTGCCCGTGGCCGCGACCTCGGCCAGGATCTGGGCATAGCCCTCCAGATACTCCTCCGGAAGATCTCGTTCCGTCACGTCGTCCCCCCAACTCTTGACGCGTTCCTGATGCCGTTCTGATGCGTTCATGGCGGCTCACCGGCATGCAGACCCTAATGAACTTTGCCGGGATCCGGCAATGCGTGGTGCGCCGTAGACCGGGCAGCATGGCTCGCGGGGAGCACTGTGCAGGTTCCGGTGCCGGGCACCGGCAGGTGTCCGCGCAGGAACCGGAGGGGAGCGGTGCTACCCGATGACGTCGACGGATGTACGGAAGGGGGCGGGGATGCGCGGCTTCGTGAAGTGTGCCGACGGCCTGACCGCCCCCCGCCGCACGGGGCCGCTGCACCGCAGAGCCCCTGACGAACCCATGCCGTCCCGGTCCCCGCGCACCCGCGGTGCGGACCGGGACGGCGCGGCGCGCCCGACGCGCCCCACCGCGGACGCCGTGCGTCCGCATCCGGCGCAGAACCGCAGCGCCGGCTGAGCCGTCTCCCTCTCCACCGGACGCCACCGCCTCGCCCGATCGAGGCACCACACCCTTGAGGCACCTCGCCCGCGAGGCGCCGTACACACCCGACTTCTGCCCTTATGCCAGCCCAGAAGGACGTGTCCCATGGATGCCGCCACCGTGGGCATCGCCGTACTCGCCGGCGCCGCCCTGTTGCTCGTGCTCATCGGTCTGCTGCTCGTCACCAAACTGTTCCGCAAGGTGGAACAGGGCAAGGCGCTGATCGTCTCCAAGACCCGCAAGGTCGATGTGACCTTCACCGGCTCGGTCGTGCTGCCGGTGCTGCACAAGGCCGAGGTGATGGACATCTCGGTGAAGACCATCGAGATCACCCGGGCAGGCAAGGAAGGCCTGATCTGCCGGGACAACATCCGGGCGGACATCCGCATCACGTTCTTCGTCAAGGTCAGCAAGACCGTCGAGGACGTCATCAAGGTCGCCCAGGCCGTCGGCACCGCCCGCGCCAGTGACCGCAACACCCTGCAGGAACTCTTCCACGCCAAGTTCTCCGAGGCGCTGAAGACCGTCGGCAAGCAGATGGACTTCACCGATCTCTACACCAAGCGCGAGGAACTGCGGTACCGCATCATCGAGGTCATCGGCGTCGATCTGAACGGCTACCACCTCGAGGACGCGGCGATCGACTACCTCGAGCAGACGCCGCTGACCCAGCTCGACCCGGGCAACGTCCTCGACGCGCAGGGCATCCGCAAGATCACTGAGCTGACCGCGGTGGAGCACGTCCGCACCAACGAGGCCCAGCGCAACGAGGAGAAGGAGATCACCCGGCAGGACGTCGACGCGCGCGAGGCGATCCTGGAGCTGCAGCGCCGGCAGGCGGACGCCGAGATCAAGCAGAAGCGGGAGATCGAGACCGTGCGCGCCCGCGAGGAGGCGGAGACCGCGCGGGTGGTCGAGGAGGAGCGGCTGAGGGCGCAGAGCGCCTTCCTGCGCACCGAGGAACAGCTCGGCGTGCAGCGGGAGAACCAGGCCCGCGAGGTCGCCGTCGCCGCGAAGAACCGCGAACGGGTCATCGCCGTGGAGAGCGAGCGGATCGAGAAGGACCGGCTGCTGGAGGTCATCGCGCGCGAGCGGGAGACCTCGCTGACCAGGATCGCCGCCGACAAGGAGGTCGAGGCGGAGAAGCGGGAGATCGCCGAGGTCGTCCGCGAGCGGGTGGCGGTGGACCGTACGGTCGCCGAGCAGGAGGAGTCCATCAAGAAGCTCCGGGCCGTCGAGGAGGCGGAGCGCCGGCGCCAGGCCGTGATCATCGCGGCGGAGGCCGAGGCGCAGGAGAAGCTGGTCAAGGACATCAAGGCCGCCGAGGCCGCCGAGCAGGCCGCCACCCACCGTGCCGCCGAGGAACTCACCCTCGCCGAGGCCCGGTTGAAGACCGCCGACCTCGACGCGCAGGCCAAGCTGCGGCTCGCGGAGGGCGTCCAGGCCGAGTCCGCCGCCGAGGGGCTGGCCGCCGTCCAGGTGCGGGACAAGGAGGCGGAGGTCATCGAGAAGGCGGGCCGCGCCGAGGCCGAGGCCACCGAGGCCCGGCTGCGCGCGGAGGCCGAGGGCGCGCGGGCCAAGGCGCTCGCCGAGGCGGAGGCCGTCGGCAGCAAGCTGCGGGCGGAGGCGGCCGGCCTCACCGAGAAGGCGGCGGCGATGGCCGCGCTCGACGAGGCGTCCCGCGGTCACGAGGAGTACCGGCTGCGCCTCGAGGCCGAGAAGGACGTCCGGCTCGCCGGCCTCGACGTGCAGCGGCAGGTCGCGGAGGCCCAGGCCACCGTCCTCGCCACCGGCCTGGAGAACGCGGACATCAACATCGTCGGCGGGGACTCGGTGTTCTTCGACCGCCTGATGTCCTCCATCGCGCTCGGCAAGAGCGTGGACGGCTTCGTCAAGAACTCCGAGACCGCGCAGGCCCTCGCCGGGCCCTGGCTGGACGGCTCCGCGAGCTTCCCCGACGACCTGAGCCGGATCCTCGGCTCCGTCTCCACGGCCGACGTGCAGAACCTCACCGTCTCCGCCCTGCTGATGAAGCTGATGAAGCAGGGCGGCGAGAACACCGGGCAGGTCAAGCAACTGCTCGACAAAGCAGGTGAGTTGGGTCTGGCGGACACTCCGCTTGCCGTGCTGAACGGCCACACCAGGGCCTGACCACCGTCCGTCCGGGAGCCGCCGCACAGGGGACGGCGGCTCCCGGACGGGACCCTCCCGAGAGGCAGCCATGACCACCGGCACCCACGAGCCCACCCACGACAGCGCCCGCCCCGGCCCGGCCGGTGCCGCCAAGGAGACGTCCGCGGCGGTCGACGGCGGCGCCTACCAGGTGCTGCGCGACCGCCTCACCGACCGCGCCTCCGAACTCGCGCGCCGCGCAGAGGCGTTGAACCGGCGCCGGGTCGAGGAGTTCGGCGCGCCCGCCCTGCGCCTCACCGGCACCGAGCGGCTGCACACCGAACGGACCGCCGTGCCCCGCGACATCGTCGCCGTCGGTGACGTGCTGCTCTTCGGCTACGAGACCCGGCCCCGCCCGGAGCGGGACACCGCGGTCGGCGACGTCCTCGTACCGCACGGCCGGGACCTGAACCGGCTGCCCGACGACGCCGTGCCCGGACTCCTCGACGACTCCGCGTTCGTACGGGAGTTCGCCGCCCTGCACCGCTACTACCGGCAGGCCCGGCTGCTGCGGCTGCGCCGCGTCGACGGCAAGTTGCTCGCCGTCTTCCAGACCGGCGAGAAGGCCGGTGACATGCGCGTCCTGCGCTGGTCGGTGTCCGAGGACGGCCGCGCGGAGTTCCTCGACGCCCGAGGCGACCGCGACCACGCGCGCGTCCCGCCCGCCGACATCACGTGGACGCCCGCCACCCGCGAGGACCACGTCCTCGGCCGCCACCCGCACGTCTCCGTGCGGGGCGAGGTGTTCGTCGACACCCTCGGCGGCACCCTCACGGTCAAGGCGGAGAACGACACCGGCACGCCCGACGGCATCCACAGCGAGCCCGTCGACGAGCCCTTGCAGTCCCTCGCCGACGCCGACGTCGCGCACGCCCGCGTCGGCCCGCTGATCCTGCTGCGGATCCTCCCGTACAAGGAGACCGTCCACCGCCATCTGGTCTTCAACACCCTCACCCGCACCGTCGTCCGCCTCGACGGCATCGGGCAGGGCTGCCGCCGGCTGCCCGAGGACCAGGGCATCGTCTTCCCCGGCGGCTACTGCCTCGCCGCCGGCAGCCACAAGACGTACGAACTCGACACCGGCGGCATGGAGTTCGAGCGCGAGGTGCGCTCCCCGTACGGCGAGGACGTGCTGTACGCCTTCCACGCGCCCGGACGCGGACGCGCGCTGCTGCTCTCCTACAACCAGATCCGCGAAGCCGTCGCCACCCCCATGGCCTGCCACGGCTGGGCCCTCTTCGACGACGGACACCTCGCCCTGCTGCGCCCCGAGGGCGACGAACCCGCCCGGGTGCACCCCGTGCAACGGTGGGACTCGCCCTACCTCTCCGACACCCACGCGGCCGCACAGCCGGCCGGTGAAGGGCCGCTGGCGCGGGTGGGCAACGCCGACCTCGTCCGCGGCATCTCCGACTGCATGTCCCTGGCCCGCTCCGCTGCCGAGACCACCCCCACCGCCGAGATCTACGCGACCCTCGCCGCCGCCTGCGTACGCGCCCTGGACACCCACCACTGGCTCGGCGACCCCGAGGTCGGCGACCTGCGCACCCCGCTGGAGGAGGTGCGCGCCACCGCCGAGCAGGTGCTCGCCGAGTTGGAGACCGTCACCGACCTCACCCGCCGGGCCACCCGGGCGCTCGACGAGGCGGCCGACCGGATCGCGTCCGTGGTGCGCCGGCTGCGCGGCGAACAGCCCCGCGAGGCCGCCGCCTGGGTGCGCGGACTCACCGAACTCCGCCAGGCCCAGGGCCACCTGCTCACCCTGAAGGAGTTGCGGTACGCGGACCACGAGCGCATCGACGCGCTGGCCGCCGAGGCCGGGGACGACCTCGCCTCCTTCGGGCAGCGCGCCGTCGCCTTCCTGGCCCGCGCGGACTCCTTCGCCACCCACCACTCCGACCTGGAGCGGCTGCACGCCGACATCGAGGCGGTCACCACCACCGCCCAGGCCGCCCCGCTCACCGCCCGGCTCGACGAACTCGCCGACGGACTGCGCACGGTGACCGAGGTGGTCGCCGGGCTCGACATCGCCGACACCACCGTCCGCAC contains these protein-coding regions:
- a CDS encoding PucR family transcriptional regulator, with translation MTERDLPEEYLEGYAQILAEVAATGRRLTRDELASRRALGEQAAEAGFGLRSLVIAHLAGARGAWPARGRDATDDALAAVQQVVDAFAEGYERAQRQAVRQEEAARREFIDDLLYGRSDLGRLAERAERFGLRLSHEHAVAVARGPVAYEEGDPVPRQVERALISRFGDRSILLTTKDGRLLCIAPGHQGEVLIHFAKQAHAATDGGQVALGRPQSGPGGVVQSYEEALNALEIAERLGMDDPVLRASDLLVYPVLARDRQAMADLVHNTLGPLTEARGGAGPLLDTLTAYFDSGCVAAEAARRLSLSVRALTYRLERIHRLTGADPGDPAHRYMLQTAVIGARLLDWPAAAA
- a CDS encoding SPFH domain-containing protein, which codes for MDAATVGIAVLAGAALLLVLIGLLLVTKLFRKVEQGKALIVSKTRKVDVTFTGSVVLPVLHKAEVMDISVKTIEITRAGKEGLICRDNIRADIRITFFVKVSKTVEDVIKVAQAVGTARASDRNTLQELFHAKFSEALKTVGKQMDFTDLYTKREELRYRIIEVIGVDLNGYHLEDAAIDYLEQTPLTQLDPGNVLDAQGIRKITELTAVEHVRTNEAQRNEEKEITRQDVDAREAILELQRRQADAEIKQKREIETVRAREEAETARVVEEERLRAQSAFLRTEEQLGVQRENQAREVAVAAKNRERVIAVESERIEKDRLLEVIARERETSLTRIAADKEVEAEKREIAEVVRERVAVDRTVAEQEESIKKLRAVEEAERRRQAVIIAAEAEAQEKLVKDIKAAEAAEQAATHRAAEELTLAEARLKTADLDAQAKLRLAEGVQAESAAEGLAAVQVRDKEAEVIEKAGRAEAEATEARLRAEAEGARAKALAEAEAVGSKLRAEAAGLTEKAAAMAALDEASRGHEEYRLRLEAEKDVRLAGLDVQRQVAEAQATVLATGLENADINIVGGDSVFFDRLMSSIALGKSVDGFVKNSETAQALAGPWLDGSASFPDDLSRILGSVSTADVQNLTVSALLMKLMKQGGENTGQVKQLLDKAGELGLADTPLAVLNGHTRA